A window from Bufo bufo chromosome 1, aBufBuf1.1, whole genome shotgun sequence encodes these proteins:
- the LOC120983478 gene encoding phytanoyl-CoA dioxygenase, peroxisomal-like: MRDMVVAKSEYVSDQKEITKVQYFQELPELFRYCSLPQILQYVECFTGPNIMSMHTMLINKPPDAGKKTSRHPLHQDLHYFSFRPADRIVCSWTAMEHIDRNNGCLVVFPGTHTGELQQHDYPEWEGGVNKMYHGVRDYDPNIPGVHLTMEKGDTVFFHPILIHGSGMNRTAGFRKAISCHYASSDCYYIDVKGTSQENIETEFVEVVKKQLSMESIMTLKDVWMIKARVVQGERINL, translated from the exons ATGCGAGATATGGTCGTTGCCAAGTCAGAATATGTTTCAGATCAAAAAGAAATTACAAAAGTTCAGTATTTTCAGGAGCTTCCTGAACTATTCCGATACTGCAGTCTACCACAG ATTCTGCAGTACGTGGAGTGTTTCACTGGCCCCAACATCATGTCCATGCACACCATGCTGATCAATAAGCCTCCAGATGCAG GTAAGAAGACTTCTCGGCATCCGCTCCACCAGGATCTGCACTACTTCTCATTCAGGCCTGCAGACCGCATAGTTTGTTCTTGGACAGCCATGGAGCACATTGACCGAAACAATGGATGCCTTGTGGTTTTTCcaggaactcacacaggagaactCCAACAACATGATTATCCAGAGTGGGAG GGTGGGGTCAATAAGATGTACCATGGAGTTCGTGATTATGATCCAAACATCCCTGGAGTGCACTTAACCATGGAAAAGGGAGACACAGTGTTCTTTCACCCCATTCTTATCCATGGATCGGGAATGAACAGGACAGCAGGTTTCAGAAAG GCTATTTCCTGCCATTATGCCAGCTCAGATTGCTACTATATAGATGTCAAGGGAACAAGTCAGGAAAACATTGAGACAGAGTTTGTTGAAGTAGTAAAGAAACAGCTTTCAATGGAGTCAATTATGACCTTAAAG GATGTATGGATGATAAAAGCACGAGTTGTACAAGGAGAGAGAATCAACCTGTAA